The window CCTTCGAGCACGCTCTGGCGGTACTGCGCCTCGGCCTGGTCGGCCTGCGCACGGGCCTGGCGCACCTGCGCGCCCGTGCGCCCGAAGTCGAGGAGCGGCCAGCTGATCTGCGGCATGAGGAGGGCCGCAAGGTTGCCCGGATCGAGTACATCGCCCGGCTCGGTTCCGCCGATCCCTAGGATCCCCATGAACGAGATGCCGGGCAGGCGCTGCGCTTCCTTGACCCCGATCTGCGCGGTGCTGGCGGCCAGCGCGCGCTCGGCCGCGCGAATGTCCGGGCGGCGCGCAAGGAGCCCCGCCGGATCGCCCACCGCGACTTCGGCGGGCGGCAGGGGCAGCGCGCCTTCGGCCTCCAGTTCGCCATCGAGCGCGCCGGGTGCCTGTCCGGTCAGGACGGCAAGCGCATTCTTGTAGAGAAGAACCTGCGTATCCAGCGGCACCGTCTGCGCTTCGTTGGCGGCAAGCTCACCCTGCAGCCGCTCCACCTCGAGGTCGGACGCCGTGCCTGCGGCCAGCCGCTGGCGGGTGAGTTCGAGCGCACGGCGCTGCTTGGCGACCGCCTCGCGGGTAAGCGCCAGGCGCGCCTGCGCATCGCGCAGGTTCACGTAGGTCTGCGCAACCTGCGCGCTCAGCGACACCTGCGCATCGGCCAGTTCGGCGTAGCGCTGGCCGACCTGCGCGCGCGAGGCCTCGATCCCCCGGCGCCGCGCGCCCCACAGGTCCGGCTCCCACGAGACGTTGGCGCCCACGTTGTAGAAGTCGAGCGAGGAGCTGCCGCCTGAACTTTCGCCCTCCGCGCCGTCCTCACCCTCTCCACTTCCCCCGATGGCCGAGCCCGGCAGGCGCGCGTGGACGTACATCGCATTGGGCGACACGCTGGGCATGAGCCCGGCCTTGCCTTCGGCGAGGCTGCCTTGCGCCTCGGCGATGCGCGCTGCGGCCAGGTCCATCGTGGGGCTGTGTGCCAGCGCGTCGTCGATGAGCCGGGTGAGCAGCGGATCGCTGAGGCTCTCCCACCAGCGGGCGAGCTGCGGAGCCTCGGCGCGCACGCTGTCGTCCGCGCGCACAAAGGCCCCGCCATTGGTGCCGGGCGCGATCACCTCGGGCGGGCCTGCGTAGTCCGGGCCCATGGTGCAGGCAGTGGCGAGCGAGAGAATGGCGAGCGCGCCGACGGACGCGAGAGGGGGACGGGGGACAAACATCAGTGCATGGCTCCTGC is drawn from Novosphingobium decolorationis and contains these coding sequences:
- a CDS encoding efflux transporter outer membrane subunit, translated to MFVPRPPLASVGALAILSLATACTMGPDYAGPPEVIAPGTNGGAFVRADDSVRAEAPQLARWWESLSDPLLTRLIDDALAHSPTMDLAAARIAEAQGSLAEGKAGLMPSVSPNAMYVHARLPGSAIGGSGEGEDGAEGESSGGSSSLDFYNVGANVSWEPDLWGARRRGIEASRAQVGQRYAELADAQVSLSAQVAQTYVNLRDAQARLALTREAVAKQRRALELTRQRLAAGTASDLEVERLQGELAANEAQTVPLDTQVLLYKNALAVLTGQAPGALDGELEAEGALPLPPAEVAVGDPAGLLARRPDIRAAERALAASTAQIGVKEAQRLPGISFMGILGIGGTEPGDVLDPGNLAALLMPQISWPLLDFGRTGAQVRQARAQADQAEAQYRQSVLEGLQDAEDSLARFGATRRQLARLVASQQSAERAAHLNRLRFAAGTSSLIDQLDIERQALTAASNVAQAKAQLTIDYIAVNKALGLGWSE